The following coding sequences are from one Enterococcus sp. 4G2_DIV0659 window:
- the nirB gene encoding nitrite reductase large subunit NirB, translating to MKEKLVLIGNGMAGVRTIEEILDRDPKRYQITIIGEEKYPNYNRIMLSNVLQKKMTVSEIITNPLEWYEENQIELINHDPAVKMDTNNKKITTNSGKEITYDKCILATGSRAFILPIEGAQLSGVVGFRTIDDTENMLEAARKYQKAVVIGGGLLGLEAAKGLLDQGMDVTVVHLEKWLMETQLDEKAGKMLQADLEKQGLKFLMEKATQKILGESRVTGLAFSDGTTIETDMVVMSIGIRSETTLAKTTTIEVNRGIVVDDFMRTTVEDVFAVGECAEHNGNVYGLVAPLFEQGKVLADMLTDNETKPYQGSTTFTSLKVSGCDLYSAGTIRETEGVNSIEAFDGINYTYKKIFVKDNQVIGVVLYGDTSEGNRYYNILKKNESIEEYTPVSLLHMVGEEASADVSEWPEDEVICGCNGIDKGTIMTAINEKELTSVADVTKHTKAGGSCGKCKSVIGDVLAYALGGEVVSAPTGICGCTDLTRDQIVTQIYAKKLTSSEEVYRELHFVNPEGCSKCRPAINFYLNVAWPKEHKDEKESRYVNERLYANIQNDGTFSVIPRMRGGKTNPQQLLLIAKVAEKYDVPMVKVTGSQRIGLYGVKKEDLPKIWEELDMKAAGAYAKAVRSVKTCVGANFCRFGTQDSMGLGIKLEQRYEFIDTPHKFKMGVSACPRSCVESGVKDFGIIGVDNGFQIYIGGNGGTEVKEAVLLTTVETEQEVIDICGAMLQYYRETGVYAERTAPWIERMGFEVVKEVLLNPEKRQELLAALDEAVAGRRGNPWDEVVEDSKTRQELYTVGRV from the coding sequence ATGAAAGAAAAGCTTGTCTTAATTGGAAATGGAATGGCTGGTGTCCGTACAATCGAAGAAATCTTAGATCGTGATCCTAAACGCTATCAAATCACCATCATTGGAGAAGAAAAATACCCAAACTACAACCGAATCATGCTAAGTAATGTTTTACAAAAGAAAATGACTGTCTCAGAAATCATTACCAACCCACTTGAATGGTATGAAGAAAATCAAATTGAATTGATTAATCATGATCCCGCAGTCAAAATGGATACCAATAATAAAAAAATTACCACAAACTCAGGAAAAGAAATCACTTATGATAAGTGTATTTTAGCGACCGGTTCAAGAGCGTTCATCTTACCTATTGAAGGCGCTCAATTGTCTGGTGTTGTTGGCTTTAGAACAATAGATGATACAGAAAATATGCTTGAAGCCGCCCGGAAATACCAAAAAGCAGTCGTGATCGGCGGCGGTTTACTTGGGTTAGAAGCGGCAAAAGGTTTGTTAGATCAAGGCATGGATGTCACTGTGGTTCATTTAGAAAAATGGCTAATGGAAACACAATTAGATGAAAAAGCAGGAAAAATGCTGCAAGCTGATTTAGAAAAACAAGGATTAAAATTCTTAATGGAAAAAGCCACGCAAAAAATTCTTGGTGAATCTCGTGTGACAGGTTTAGCATTTAGTGATGGTACAACGATCGAAACAGATATGGTTGTGATGTCGATTGGGATTCGTTCTGAAACAACATTAGCAAAAACAACGACTATCGAAGTGAACCGAGGTATTGTTGTCGATGACTTTATGAGAACCACTGTTGAAGATGTTTTTGCGGTAGGCGAATGTGCGGAACATAATGGCAATGTATACGGCTTAGTTGCGCCGTTGTTTGAACAAGGAAAAGTCTTGGCAGATATGTTGACCGATAACGAAACAAAACCGTATCAAGGTAGCACCACATTTACCTCCTTAAAAGTGTCAGGCTGTGACTTATATTCTGCTGGAACGATCAGAGAAACAGAAGGCGTCAATAGCATTGAAGCCTTTGATGGTATCAACTATACGTATAAAAAGATTTTTGTTAAAGACAATCAAGTTATAGGCGTTGTGCTATATGGTGATACAAGTGAAGGGAATCGCTATTATAATATTTTAAAGAAAAATGAAAGCATTGAAGAATATACGCCGGTTTCTTTACTCCATATGGTAGGTGAGGAAGCTAGTGCTGATGTCAGCGAATGGCCGGAGGATGAAGTAATTTGCGGCTGTAATGGAATCGACAAAGGAACGATCATGACGGCCATCAACGAAAAAGAGTTAACCTCAGTTGCTGATGTCACAAAGCATACCAAAGCTGGTGGTTCTTGCGGTAAATGCAAATCAGTAATTGGCGATGTTTTAGCTTATGCATTAGGCGGTGAAGTTGTTTCTGCTCCAACTGGAATTTGTGGTTGTACGGATTTAACAAGGGATCAAATCGTTACCCAAATCTACGCCAAAAAACTCACTTCTTCTGAAGAAGTCTATCGTGAACTGCATTTCGTAAATCCAGAAGGTTGTTCAAAGTGCCGACCTGCAATCAATTTCTATTTAAATGTAGCGTGGCCTAAAGAACACAAGGATGAAAAAGAATCTCGTTACGTTAATGAACGGCTATATGCCAATATCCAAAATGATGGTACATTCTCTGTGATTCCACGAATGCGCGGCGGAAAAACAAATCCACAGCAATTGCTATTGATTGCAAAAGTTGCTGAAAAATATGATGTTCCAATGGTGAAAGTAACGGGGAGTCAACGGATTGGACTATATGGGGTCAAAAAAGAAGATTTACCAAAAATTTGGGAAGAATTGGATATGAAAGCAGCAGGCGCGTATGCTAAAGCTGTTCGTTCAGTTAAAACCTGTGTAGGTGCGAATTTCTGTCGTTTTGGCACGCAAGATTCAATGGGGCTGGGGATCAAATTAGAACAACGTTACGAATTTATCGATACACCACATAAATTTAAGATGGGTGTTTCGGCCTGTCCAAGAAGTTGTGTGGAAAGCGGTGTAAAAGATTTTGGGATCATTGGTGTAGACAATGGCTTCCAAATTTATATCGGTGGAAATGGTGGAACTGAAGTGAAAGAAGCTGTTTTACTGACGACGGTTGAAACGGAACAAGAAGTGATTGATATTTGTGGAGCAATGTTGCAATACTACCGTGAAACCGGCGTTTACGCTGAGCGGACTGCGCCTTGGATTGAACGTATGGGCTTTGAAGTTGTGAAAGAAGTCTTGTTAAATCCAGAAAAACGTCAAGAATTGTTAGCGGCTTTAGATGAAGCGGTCGCAGGTCGTCGTGGCAATCCTTGGGATGAAGTCGTTGAAGATTCAAAAACACGCCAAGAACTATACACAGTGGGGAGAGTATAA
- a CDS encoding precorrin-2 dehydrogenase/sirohydrochlorin ferrochelatase family protein has product MYPIMLELTGKKIVIVGGGKIALRKTLGILKAKGKVTLVAPIFLNEFNELDNIELIKTTYTPDHIKEAHLIFACTNSKAINQQIVNDASEHQWVNDCSQKENSDFYNMSTIEQGEYLLALSSYGKDPAAVKKKQEQLKKMFEE; this is encoded by the coding sequence ATGTATCCAATAATGCTTGAACTAACAGGGAAAAAAATTGTGATTGTTGGTGGTGGAAAAATCGCGTTGCGTAAAACCTTAGGGATTTTAAAAGCAAAAGGGAAAGTGACGCTAGTTGCACCAATATTTCTGAACGAATTCAATGAATTGGACAATATAGAGCTAATCAAGACAACGTATACTCCTGACCATATTAAAGAGGCTCATCTTATTTTTGCTTGTACGAATTCTAAAGCGATCAATCAACAAATCGTGAATGATGCATCGGAACACCAATGGGTCAATGATTGCAGCCAAAAAGAAAATAGCGATTTTTATAATATGAGTACGATTGAACAAGGAGAATATCTGCTGGCATTGTCGTCTTATGGGAAAGATCCGGCAGCTGTGAAAAAAAAGCAGGAACAGTTGAAAAAAATGTTTGAAGAATAA
- a CDS encoding sirohydrochlorin chelatase — MIGILYVFHGSQKNEKNQAAMAFIQQLEKKIDPTIHQAIAFLENHPDRISTVAKKMIQSGVNKMIVVPVLLFAAKHALVDIPNELEQIKEDYPEVEFIQTETFGSKKGSRQVLLERFQEAAATYLEEQLVGILVAHGTKQTNKPQRVLTEIAEEIQQQVGFSIIPTSLKGQEDYVADIKKHVSKKQQIVIVPFFLFDGHLITIMKNKLSEVFPAEEFVITRTLEFDPRILTDLEHIVNEAVQCIQ; from the coding sequence ATGATTGGAATTCTGTATGTCTTTCATGGTAGTCAAAAAAATGAAAAGAACCAAGCAGCAATGGCATTTATTCAACAATTAGAAAAAAAGATTGATCCAACGATCCATCAAGCAATAGCTTTTTTAGAAAACCATCCAGATAGGATTTCGACGGTTGCGAAAAAAATGATTCAAAGTGGTGTCAATAAAATGATTGTTGTTCCAGTGCTGTTATTTGCAGCCAAACACGCTTTAGTGGATATTCCCAACGAACTGGAACAAATAAAAGAGGATTATCCAGAAGTTGAATTTATTCAAACTGAAACCTTTGGTAGTAAAAAAGGAAGTCGTCAAGTATTATTGGAACGATTTCAAGAAGCAGCCGCTACTTATTTAGAGGAGCAATTAGTGGGTATTTTAGTTGCTCATGGAACGAAACAAACCAATAAACCGCAACGAGTTTTAACTGAAATTGCCGAAGAAATTCAGCAACAAGTTGGGTTTTCCATTATCCCGACAAGTCTAAAAGGACAAGAAGATTATGTGGCAGACATCAAAAAACACGTATCGAAGAAGCAACAAATCGTGATTGTGCCTTTCTTTTTATTCGATGGACACTTGATTACAATCATGAAAAACAAATTAAGCGAAGTGTTTCCCGCAGAAGAATTTGTTATCACACGAACGTTAGAATTCGATCCACGAATCTTAACTGATTTGGAACACATCGTCAATGAGGCTGTCCAATGTATCCAATAA
- a CDS encoding response regulator, with protein MNIIIADDHAVVRSGLRLLIEGQKELTVVGDAADGTEAFLLLEKYPVDVVLMDMRMPPGENGLLTTKRINEHFPKVKTIILSMHDEEEYVRTALEYGAKGYILKSSQDTVLLEAIQQVAAGKIVIDPFFGEYDQERWSNQNQLSKKDEKYERLSKREREVLPLVALGYSNKEIAERLFISVKTVEVHKSNLMKKLAFESFSELLQYSMKHQLIDL; from the coding sequence ATGAATATTATCATAGCGGATGATCATGCCGTTGTTCGTAGTGGCTTAAGGCTGCTCATAGAAGGGCAAAAAGAATTAACGGTGGTAGGCGATGCGGCTGATGGAACAGAAGCCTTTTTATTACTTGAAAAATATCCCGTAGATGTGGTGTTAATGGATATGCGGATGCCGCCAGGAGAAAATGGGTTGTTAACAACGAAACGAATCAACGAGCATTTTCCTAAGGTAAAAACGATTATTTTAAGTATGCACGACGAAGAAGAATATGTTCGTACCGCCTTAGAATATGGAGCGAAAGGATATATTTTGAAAAGCTCACAAGATACAGTATTATTAGAGGCGATTCAACAAGTTGCTGCTGGAAAAATTGTCATAGATCCCTTCTTTGGGGAGTACGATCAAGAGCGTTGGTCAAATCAAAACCAACTATCTAAAAAAGACGAAAAATATGAACGCTTGTCTAAAAGAGAACGTGAAGTATTGCCTTTAGTAGCACTAGGTTACAGCAATAAAGAAATTGCTGAACGTTTATTTATTTCTGTAAAAACGGTTGAAGTACACAAATCTAACTTGATGAAGAAACTAGCATTTGAATCGTTTAGCGAATTATTGCAATATAGTATGAAACATCAATTAATCGACTTATGA
- a CDS encoding sensor histidine kinase: MNKTSLEHLFTEAKDALFLIEENRCIKCNKSAVDLETRYCFSLEKVLEIARGEGCMLHSTMEKCLDCEVKEEWDQGAFPLVLEDSKGVQEQFSGSYTRIDQNASLLSLRRVAVQDRLQQVIQNKRLIEYVNQAHENERRALSQELHDGLAQSIYSLMLETRQLKRSREPEALADKLQKIDEDFVALLGEVKQLAVDLRPTTLDDLGLIPAIEALLQRLTETTGVAIHFIPMIDNLRFLEKVETITYRVLQESVMNSIKHADVDELWVTLSKEDTYLVLNVRDHGKGFDLQSVNVHSQGLGLLHMQERAESIGGFLEIQSEKAEGTTVTLRLPIQWR, from the coding sequence ATGAATAAAACGAGTTTAGAACATTTATTTACAGAAGCAAAAGATGCTCTTTTTTTGATAGAAGAAAATCGATGCATTAAGTGCAATAAGAGTGCCGTTGACTTAGAAACCCGCTATTGTTTTTCTTTAGAGAAAGTCTTGGAAATTGCTAGAGGAGAAGGGTGCATGCTTCATTCTACAATGGAGAAATGTTTAGATTGTGAAGTCAAAGAAGAATGGGATCAAGGGGCTTTTCCATTGGTTTTAGAAGATTCAAAAGGGGTGCAAGAACAATTCAGCGGAAGTTACACACGAATCGATCAGAACGCTTCATTGTTAAGTCTTCGCCGTGTAGCTGTGCAAGACCGTCTCCAACAAGTCATCCAAAATAAACGCTTGATTGAATATGTGAATCAAGCGCATGAAAACGAAAGACGCGCCCTGTCTCAAGAACTTCACGATGGACTGGCGCAAAGTATTTATAGTTTGATGTTGGAAACACGCCAGCTAAAGCGGAGCAGAGAACCAGAAGCCTTAGCAGATAAATTACAAAAAATCGATGAAGATTTTGTCGCGTTACTTGGTGAAGTGAAACAATTAGCTGTTGATTTACGTCCGACAACATTAGATGATTTAGGCCTGATCCCAGCAATCGAAGCCTTATTACAGCGCTTGACGGAGACAACAGGGGTAGCGATTCATTTTATTCCGATGATAGACAATCTACGTTTTTTGGAGAAGGTCGAAACAATTACGTACCGTGTCCTGCAAGAAAGTGTGATGAATAGTATAAAACATGCTGACGTGGATGAACTGTGGGTAACCCTTAGTAAAGAAGATACATACTTAGTTCTTAACGTAAGAGATCATGGCAAAGGATTCGATCTTCAATCGGTGAATGTGCATAGTCAAGGTTTAGGTCTGTTACATATGCAAGAACGCGCAGAATCAATTGGTGGTTTTTTAGAGATTCAATCAGAAAAAGCAGAAGGAACAACGGTGACATTACGTTTGCCTATACAGTGGAGGTGA
- a CDS encoding GAF domain-containing protein: protein MTDQVQQQIDQIKSELTVDFVALALSTINNVTKVREIRWKYVAGNTNQNYQRIRLQVGKGIGGIVWRTGRAYQATNLQNQSEKLVELPITRMEKLETIAAVPVVKKGEVKGVLLVGYRQNVTISEGFMIVTKDKADELLAYL from the coding sequence ATGACCGACCAAGTTCAACAGCAAATTGATCAAATTAAATCAGAGTTAACCGTTGATTTTGTTGCCTTAGCTCTTTCTACGATCAATAATGTAACCAAAGTACGTGAGATTCGCTGGAAATATGTTGCTGGAAATACAAATCAAAATTATCAACGCATTCGTTTACAAGTAGGAAAAGGAATTGGTGGAATTGTTTGGCGAACAGGTAGAGCATATCAGGCAACCAATTTGCAAAACCAGTCAGAAAAGTTAGTTGAATTGCCGATTACACGAATGGAAAAATTAGAAACAATTGCTGCAGTTCCAGTAGTGAAAAAAGGCGAAGTTAAAGGGGTTCTTTTAGTTGGTTATCGGCAGAACGTAACTATTTCAGAGGGATTTATGATTGTCACAAAGGACAAAGCAGATGAACTTCTTGCTTATTTATAG
- a CDS encoding amino acid permease, whose protein sequence is MKTTTTFSPKRLVMIITMTVFSFSSMTTAFFLMGIKAFPYFIAAALFYFIPYAIIIAEFTGVYKNHIGGLYHWLAGHLSEKVAFIAAFLWYCSYFIWMISLFMKLWIPLSILLFGEDLTKKSSPISFLSSSALIGCLSVIAVGITLFFVSKGFKGIASVLYLSGLMMIVLIGISFGGNMLLWIKNQQDILPNLLTSLKGVQSGSSTSQTVITQLSFLIFAITAFGGLDTIASLVDKTGKQKKHFPKLLIFSSLLVVGCYFLGILLWSGGNDLATLKENQSIHLGNLMYELMANLGHSVGQALALTKNQSTLLAQLFIRFTALTLLLSYSSLLSTIFYLPIRTLIEGTPKYYWHAQLKQKNKHDMPIYALVIQGGLISLFILGISFGSHYVVFLYNQLTLMTNISRAVPYLLVALAYPEFKKRQLIACPASQFIHSQRLSLFISRSVIVSILLAISFQLYQPLSKGNILQSAALIVGPLLFSLTAYLLYSYFHIKKQAQANWDN, encoded by the coding sequence ATGAAAACAACAACTACTTTTAGTCCGAAACGGTTAGTCATGATTATTACGATGACTGTCTTTTCATTTTCTAGTATGACAACGGCTTTTTTCTTAATGGGAATCAAGGCTTTTCCCTATTTTATTGCAGCTGCGTTGTTCTATTTTATTCCCTACGCTATTATTATAGCAGAATTTACAGGTGTTTATAAAAATCATATTGGTGGTTTATATCATTGGTTAGCTGGTCATTTGTCTGAAAAGGTTGCTTTTATTGCGGCTTTTTTATGGTATTGTAGTTATTTTATCTGGATGATTAGCTTGTTTATGAAGCTTTGGATTCCATTGTCTATTTTACTTTTTGGTGAAGATTTAACCAAAAAAAGTAGCCCGATTTCCTTTCTATCGTCTTCTGCTTTGATTGGCTGTTTATCGGTAATAGCAGTGGGGATTACACTCTTTTTTGTCAGTAAAGGGTTTAAAGGAATCGCTTCGGTATTGTATTTAAGCGGATTAATGATGATTGTGCTGATTGGCATCAGTTTTGGTGGAAATATGTTGCTTTGGATCAAGAATCAACAAGATATATTACCAAATCTTTTGACTAGTCTTAAAGGAGTTCAATCAGGTTCTTCCACAAGTCAAACAGTCATTACTCAGCTGTCTTTTTTAATTTTTGCTATCACAGCTTTTGGCGGTTTAGATACGATTGCCAGCTTAGTTGATAAAACAGGCAAGCAAAAAAAACACTTCCCAAAGTTATTGATTTTTAGTAGCCTTTTAGTGGTTGGTTGTTATTTTTTAGGGATACTGTTATGGAGTGGCGGCAATGATTTAGCGACATTAAAAGAAAATCAAAGCATTCATTTAGGAAATTTAATGTACGAATTAATGGCAAACTTAGGTCATTCTGTTGGACAAGCTCTTGCTTTAACAAAAAATCAGTCTACTTTATTAGCACAATTATTCATCCGATTTACCGCACTAACCTTGTTGCTTTCTTATAGTAGTTTGCTATCGACTATTTTCTATCTGCCCATTCGGACATTGATAGAAGGGACACCAAAGTACTATTGGCATGCTCAATTGAAACAAAAAAATAAACATGATATGCCGATTTATGCTTTAGTGATTCAAGGTGGTTTAATCAGTTTATTTATTTTAGGAATTAGTTTTGGTAGTCATTATGTGGTCTTTTTATATAATCAACTAACTTTGATGACCAATATTTCTAGAGCCGTTCCTTACTTATTGGTTGCTCTTGCTTATCCCGAGTTTAAGAAACGTCAATTGATTGCCTGTCCAGCTTCTCAATTCATTCATTCACAAAGGCTTAGTTTGTTTATTAGCCGCAGCGTGATTGTTAGTATTCTTTTGGCTATCAGCTTTCAATTGTATCAACCTCTTTCAAAAGGAAATATCTTGCAAAGTGCTGCTTTAATTGTTGGACCTTTGCTATTTTCTTTAACTGCTTATTTATTGTATAGCTACTTTCATATAAAAAAACAAGCACAAGCCAATTGGGATAATTAG